Proteins from a genomic interval of Dryobates pubescens isolate bDryPub1 chromosome 7, bDryPub1.pri, whole genome shotgun sequence:
- the TEX30 gene encoding testis-expressed protein 30, which yields MSAPGEVKVKIPFGNKYLDAIFSLPEKKSTYGVILTHGAGGDMNFPHLVSLAAYLASHGVLCLRFTCKGLNIAYRTKAFKTVVEYLKLSDDYKLSGVFLAGRSMGSRAAASVIRQLSQEGDDDDFIQGLVCLSYPLHRPKLQSKLRDEDLLFIRCPVLFVSGSADEMCEKQLLEGVASKMKAPKKIHWIDKANHGMAVKGRTTDDVMEEINAHVFSWLRENTEQEQK from the exons atGAGTGCGCCGGGGGAG GTTAAAGTGAAAATACCTTTTGGAAACAAATACCTTGATGCAATCTTTTCTCTCCCAGAGAAAAAATCAACATATGGGGTGATTCTTACCCATGGTGCTGGAGGAGATATGAATTTCCCTCACTTGGTGTCTTTGGCAGCGTATCTTGCATCCCATGGAGTTCTGTGCCTGCGGTTTACTTGCAAAGGCCTTAACATTGCCTACAGAACTAAGGCTTTCAAAACAGTTGTG GAATACTTAAAGCTTTCAGATGATTATAAACTTTCAGGTGTCTTCCTTGCAG GTCGATCCATGGGGTCacgagctgctgcttctgtgataCGTCAGCTTAGCCAGGAGGGGGATGATGATGACTTCATTCAAGGTCTAGTGTGTTTATCTTACCCACTGCATCGACCAAAACTTCAGTCCAAGCTCCGGgatgaagatttgttatttatcAGATGTCCAGTGCTGTTTGTCTCAGGATCAGCAGATGAGATGTGTGAAAAG CAATTGCTAGAAGGTGTGGCAAGCAAAATGAAAGCCCCTAAAAAAATCCATTGGATTGATAAAGCAAACCATGGGATGGCAGTCAAAGGACGAACAACAGATGATGTCATGGAAGAAATAAATGCCCATGTTTTCTCTTGGCTTAGAGAGAACACTGAACAGGAGCAGAAATGA
- the POGLUT2 gene encoding protein O-glucosyltransferase 2, giving the protein MRALWPLCVVLGAVAAAGGSGRPSPEHSEVWGPGLRAEAVLPARYFYVQAVDAEGQRFTSSPGENAFQVKITAPDEQFTRVGVQVLDRKDGSFLVRYRMYASYKNLKIEVRTGQKHVAKSPYILEGPIYHENCDCPQEESSAWLEVMNCPQIIPQIQRDLANFRIVDPDKIAKEIPQRFGQRQSLCHYTIKDNEVYIKTYGEHVGFRIFMDAILLSLTRKVKMPDVEFFVNLGDWPLEKKKSSENLHPIFSWCGSSESKDIVMPTYDLTDSVLETMGRVSLDMMSVQANTGPSWEDKNTTAFWRGRDSRKERLELVKLSRKYPEIIDAAFTNFFFFKHDESLYGPIVKHISFFDFFKYKYQINIDGTVAAYRLPYLLAGNSVVLKQDSIYYEHFYNELQPWKHYIPFKSDLSDLLEKLQWAKEHDKEAKNIAKSGQEFARNNLMGDHIFCYYFKLLQEYASLQVSEPKIREGMEKVQQPDDDLFPCTCHRKKAKDEL; this is encoded by the exons ATGCGTGCCCTGTGGCCGCTCTGCGTGGTTCTGGGAGCcgtggcggcggcgggcggaAGTGGCCGGCCGAGCCCCGAGCACAGCGAGGTATGGGGGCCCGGGCTGCGGGCGGAGGCTGTCCTCCCCGCTCGCTATTTTTACGTGCAGGCCGTGGACGCCGAAGGGCAGAG GTTCACTTCATCACCGGGTGAAAATGCATTCCAGGTGAAGATCACTGCTCCTGATGAGCAGTTCACTCGTGTTGGTGTGCAAGTGTTAGACAGGAAAGATGGTTCGTTCCTTGTGAGATACAGGATGTATGCAAGCTACAAAAACCTGAAGATAGAAGTCAGAACTGGACAGAAACATGTTGCAAAATCTCCATATATCTTAGAAG GGCCTATTTACCATGAAAACTGTGACTGccctcaggaggagagcagtgcctggctggaaGTGATGAACTGCCCTCAAATCATTCCACAAATTCAGAGAGACCTAGCAAATTTTCGCATTGTTGATCCAGATAAGATTGCAAAAGAAATTCCACAGAGGTTTGGACAAAGACAGAGTTTGTGTCATTACACCATCAAAGATAATGAG GTTTATATAAAGACGTATGGGGAACACGTTGGCTTCAGAATTTTCATGGATGCGATTCTGCTTTCTTTGACAAGAAAA GTGAAAATGCCAGATGTAGAATTTTTTGTTAATTTGGGAGACTGGcctctggagaaaaagaagtctTCAGAGAATCTGCACCCCATCTTCTCATGGTGTGGTTCCAGTGAGTCAAAAGACATTGTCATGCCAACATATGACTTAACAGACTCAGTTTTGGAGACTATGGGACG AGTCAGTCTGGATATGATGTCAGTTCAGGCGAATACTGGCCCATCATGGGAAGACAAGAATACCACAGCATTCTGGAGAGGACGTGACAGTCGCAAAGAGAGGCTTGAACTTGTAAAACTCAGCAGAAAATATCCAGAGATCATAGATGCTGCTTtcacaaacttttttttttttaaacatgatGAAAGTCTCTATGGCCCCATTGTCAAGCACATTTcattttttgatttttttaag TATAAATATCAAATTAATATTGATGGCACAGTGGCAGCATACAGATTGCCTTATCTACTAGCAGGAAACAGTGTGGTGCTGAAGCAAGACTCCATCTACTACGAGCATTTTTATAATGAGCTGCAGCCTTGGAAACATTATATTCCGTTTAAAAGTGACCTGAGTGATCTACTAGAAAAACTACAGTGGGCAAAAGAGCATGATAAAGAG GCAAAAAACATTGCAAAATCTGGACAAGAATTTGCAAGAAACAATCTCATGGGAGACCACATTTTTTGTTACTATTTCAAACTTCTCCAG GAATATGCCAGCTTGCAAGTGAGTGAGCCAAAAATCAGAGAGGGGATGGAGAAAGTACAGCAGCCTGATGATGACCTGTTCCCATGCACTTGCCACAGAAAAAAG GCCAAAGATGAACTCTGA